The following is a genomic window from Chthoniobacterales bacterium.
GATCGCGGAGCGCGTGCTCAAGATCGACGGACTTACGATCAAGTCGATTGGTCAGATCGCCCGGCTTCAGCGCGTAGTCGATAATGATGCCGATTACGTCGGTCCATCGGACATGATCGCCGAGCTGGCCGAGGACAACAAAGCGCTGACTGAGCGCCTGCGCGAGGCCCACGACGTGTGCGACGAGCATCGCGACGTCGCCACCGCGAGTCTGATCGAAGTCTGGATCGATGAAACCGAGCGCCGGACCTGGTTTCTTTCAGAGATAAAACGTGGCGGGAAATAACCCTCAAACAAAATAACTACAATGCCGTACGTAACTGCCGGAAAAGAAAACGGAGGTAACATCGACATCTACTATGAAGACCATGGCTCGGGTAAACCGGTCATCCTGATTCACGGTTATCCTTTGAGCGGTGCGTCATGGGAGAAGCAATTGCCGGTGCTGCTGAATGCGGGCCATCGTGTCATCACTTACGACCGCCGAGGTTTCGGCAAATCCGATCAGCCGACTGCGGGCTACAACTACGACACGTTCGCAGCAGATCTGCGGGAGTTGATCACGCAGCTTAAGCTTCAGGATGTCACGCTCGTGGGATTCTCGATGGGCGGCGGGGAGATCGCGCGGTATTTTGGCAAGTACGGTTCGAAGGGTATTAACAAAGCCGTGTTTATCGGTGCGGTGCCTCCGTTCTTGCTGAAAACTGCCGATAACGCGGAAGGCGTCGATGCCAACGTGTTCGATGGAATCAAGAAGGCGGTGGCCGCGGACCGCTACGCATTCTTCACCGAGTTTTTCAGAAACTTTTACAATACCGATTTGTATCTCGGGAAGCGGGTCAGCGAAGACGTGGTGCAGGCCAGTTGGAATATTGCTGCCAGTGCTTCCGCCGCCGCCAGCCTGGCCTGCGTGGCAACCTGGTTGGAGGATTTCCGCGAGGATCTGAAACGGGTTGATGTGCCTGCTTTCGTCATCCACGGCGATGATGACCGCATCGTTCCTTTAACGGCAGCTGGTCAGCGGACAGCCAAACTCGTCAAAGGCGCGCGGCTTGTCGTGATCAAAGGAGGCCCGCATTGCATCACTTGGACGCATGCCGACGAGGTTAATACCGCGTTGCTCGCGTTCCTTAAAGGTGAACAAGAATGAAAACGGCAGTCAACGCGTCCATTGCGCTTGCTGTGTTCAGTTTCGCGGTGGCTTCGATTGGACGCGCGACAGATCATGATCAGCGAAGTCGCGAGGGTGACGATCCCAATTGGTCGGAGCTGATCGCGAGCATGGATAAGATGCACATGGCCATGGGCTCTGTCGCGCAATCGGGCAACAGCGACGTCGACTTTGTCCGGCTGATGTTGCCGCACCACCAGGCGGCACTCGATATGGCAAAGATCCAACTCCTACACGGTACGGACCCTCAAATGCGCAGACTGGCGCAGGAAATCATCACCGACCAACAATTGGAGATTGAGTTGATGCAAGGCTGGCTCAGACAGCATGAGTCGGTTCAAGTAGAAATAAATCCAACGGCAACCGTCGACACCCGAAGGAGCAACTGACATGAAAAAGCTCCTTTGCCTTTTGTCGTTGTCGTTCTTGTCCGCGGCTGTCGCGCAACAAGCGCCGTGGGCCAGATCAAGTATCGCCTTGTCTGCTCGTGACCGCGTTTACACAGCGGATCAGACATCGAATACCGTTTCGGTGATTGACCCTTCGGAAAACAAATTGCTTGGAGTAATTAAACTCGGGGATGCGGTTCCTGCAGCTCTGAGCCCACTCTACAAAGGACAGCTGCTTGTCCACGGTCTTGGTTATTCGCCGGATTCGAAGACTCTGGCCGTGGTGTCGGTCGGATCGAATTCCGTAACCTTGATCGATACGGCAACGAACAAGGTCAAAGGCGCCGTTTACCTCGGCCGTTCGCCCCATGAAGCGTTCTTCACTCCGAATGGGCGAGAGCTGTGGATAACTGTACGTGGCGAAAACTACGTCTCGGTAATTGACCCTGAGCGGATGAAAGAGACGCGGCGAATGGAAGTCGCCAATGGACCTGGGATGACCATGTTCGGGCCGGACGGCAAATACGCCTTTGTGTGTTCCAGCTTTACTCCGGAAGTGGCGGTTATCGACGTCGCGTCACATAAGATCATCAAGCGATTGCCGCAAGCCAGCCCATTTTCTCCCAACATCGCTGTCACCCCGGAAAACGACGAAGTCTGGATCACGTTGAAAGACGTCGGCAAGGTTCAGGTGTTCGATGCGAGGCCGCCCTTTGAGCAAAAGGCGGTGTTGGATACCGGGCCGATCACGAATCACGTGAACTTCGCCAGCAACGTTAACGGCAAATTCGCTTATGTGACTATTGGTGGATCGAACGAAGTGAAGGTGTTCCGACGAGCCGGCCCGCCCGAATTAGTTGCAACCATTCCGGTAGGTGAGCTTCCGCATGGAATCTGGCCGTCGGGTGACGGTTCGCGAATTTATGTCGCGCTGGAAAATGGCGAACATTGCGTCGCCATTGATACCACAACCAACAAGATCGTCGCTAACATTCCAATCGGACAAACGAGCCAGGCTTTAGTCTATGTTCCAAATGCCGTGCCGAGTGGGTCCGGGACGGAAAATCTAATGCCGCTCGGCACCGCTGCTAACACGGCACGATTGCATTTGGAGGGGGCCGGAACTGAGCGGGCCTACGCTCAGGCGTCGGTTGCGGTGAACTCGTTGGGTTTATTGGACCTGCTTCAGATCGCGGCGCAAGGACTGGCTCCGCGTTCGCAATATCAGGTTTATCTGGCGGAGTCCAATGGTCCGCCATTCGGCAAACTTGAGCCCCTCGCCGTTTTGAAAACAAATCCGGATGGTGCCGGAATTGTGCAGGCGATTGGGCCCTTAAAGACACTCGCAGGCAAGCTCCCAAACTCTTCCACGCCGCAACGGTTTCTGATCGTTACCGAGATTAAGGATTCGTCACAGGTCGTGCTACAGCAGACTAGCGTTTCGGACGCTATAACAAGTAGATGACGTACCGGACATCAAAGTACGCTCAGAAGCAACCAGGTTAGATTTTGAGAGAATAGCATGGGTCTCGATCAATATATAACGCTCGGTCACTCCGGCCTCCGCGTGAGTCCGTTTTGCCTGGGCACAATGACATTTGGTGAAGACCTGGGATGGGGATCGACCGTTGCGGAATCTCAGCAGATCCTTGACCGATTCATCGAGCTCGGCGGCAACTTTATCGACACCGCCAATTTCTACACGAAAAGCCATTCCGAGAAGATCATCGGCGACCACATCGGCCGTCATAAGGGGAAACGCGATCGGCTGGTCATTGCCACGAAATTCAGCGGCAATCTCTACCCGGGCGATCCGAACGGCGGCGGCTCCGGCCGAAAGTCGATTCTCGCGGCGTGCGAACAGTCG
Proteins encoded in this region:
- a CDS encoding DNA starvation/stationary phase protection protein codes for the protein MKRNGSTITADFQRSRDLPLVTTTDLTRSATKAITHVMNAILADVFALYLKTKNFHWHMSGPHFRDYHLLLDEQAEQLFAMTDPIAERVLKIDGLTIKSIGQIARLQRVVDNDADYVGPSDMIAELAEDNKALTERLREAHDVCDEHRDVATASLIEVWIDETERRTWFLSEIKRGGK
- a CDS encoding alpha/beta hydrolase, yielding MPYVTAGKENGGNIDIYYEDHGSGKPVILIHGYPLSGASWEKQLPVLLNAGHRVITYDRRGFGKSDQPTAGYNYDTFAADLRELITQLKLQDVTLVGFSMGGGEIARYFGKYGSKGINKAVFIGAVPPFLLKTADNAEGVDANVFDGIKKAVAADRYAFFTEFFRNFYNTDLYLGKRVSEDVVQASWNIAASASAAASLACVATWLEDFREDLKRVDVPAFVIHGDDDRIVPLTAAGQRTAKLVKGARLVVIKGGPHCITWTHADEVNTALLAFLKGEQE
- a CDS encoding DUF305 domain-containing protein: MKTAVNASIALAVFSFAVASIGRATDHDQRSREGDDPNWSELIASMDKMHMAMGSVAQSGNSDVDFVRLMLPHHQAALDMAKIQLLHGTDPQMRRLAQEIITDQQLEIELMQGWLRQHESVQVEINPTATVDTRRSN
- a CDS encoding YncE family protein translates to MKKLLCLLSLSFLSAAVAQQAPWARSSIALSARDRVYTADQTSNTVSVIDPSENKLLGVIKLGDAVPAALSPLYKGQLLVHGLGYSPDSKTLAVVSVGSNSVTLIDTATNKVKGAVYLGRSPHEAFFTPNGRELWITVRGENYVSVIDPERMKETRRMEVANGPGMTMFGPDGKYAFVCSSFTPEVAVIDVASHKIIKRLPQASPFSPNIAVTPENDEVWITLKDVGKVQVFDARPPFEQKAVLDTGPITNHVNFASNVNGKFAYVTIGGSNEVKVFRRAGPPELVATIPVGELPHGIWPSGDGSRIYVALENGEHCVAIDTTTNKIVANIPIGQTSQALVYVPNAVPSGSGTENLMPLGTAANTARLHLEGAGTERAYAQASVAVNSLGLLDLLQIAAQGLAPRSQYQVYLAESNGPPFGKLEPLAVLKTNPDGAGIVQAIGPLKTLAGKLPNSSTPQRFLIVTEIKDSSQVVLQQTSVSDAITSR